A stretch of Xanthocytophaga agilis DNA encodes these proteins:
- a CDS encoding RagB/SusD family nutrient uptake outer membrane protein gives MTILLEGCKDYVDIRTKGTLVPKETQNYRYLMNNRSGLISSVTLPDVCSDDVDIVDSVQQAALLVPLSSSSLNTVSRINFANGYLWGASFYTTLETDMDWEPVYGVIYNANVVISEVLSSINGTTAEKNQIWAEALVHRADAYLSLISTYAKAYDATTSASDPGVPLLLEPSLDAKLNRATVQTVYDQVIDDLKKALPYLPQINTVNSLPSKAAAFALLARTYHRMEKYNEGAQYADSALAIQNTLLDLQQYLNATYPMATSDPEIILSKTASTNFRYSPTVLRLSNEMLDLLGTQDLRYVLFTAPTSSLAYGYSGRAYYKDYLTFENRNTGPSVGEMMLIKAEALARNQDASGAMNLINQLRLKRFKSEEYSDLIATDAMDALVKVLEERRKELFCHGGFRWFDLKRLNKDSRFAKTLKRNFQGTEYTLEPNGNRYVFPIGEKYIQYNPEIEQNPR, from the coding sequence TTGACCATATTGCTCGAAGGGTGCAAGGATTATGTGGACATTCGTACTAAGGGCACCTTGGTTCCCAAAGAAACACAAAACTACCGGTATCTGATGAATAACCGCTCAGGGTTAATAAGCTCTGTAACTCTACCAGATGTGTGTTCGGATGATGTGGATATCGTGGATAGTGTACAACAAGCTGCCCTGCTTGTACCGCTTTCCTCTTCCTCTTTAAACACCGTATCCCGGATTAATTTTGCGAATGGATACTTGTGGGGGGCATCTTTCTATACAACATTGGAAACGGATATGGATTGGGAACCAGTATATGGGGTTATTTACAATGCAAATGTTGTCATTTCAGAAGTATTAAGTAGCATCAATGGTACAACTGCAGAAAAGAATCAGATATGGGCAGAAGCCCTTGTACATCGGGCAGATGCATATTTGAGTCTGATATCTACCTATGCAAAAGCCTATGATGCGACTACTTCAGCCTCAGATCCGGGAGTTCCGTTACTTTTAGAACCTTCTCTGGATGCAAAACTGAACAGAGCTACTGTGCAAACTGTATATGACCAGGTAATTGACGATTTGAAAAAAGCGCTTCCTTATTTACCCCAAATTAATACGGTGAATTCATTGCCATCTAAAGCTGCTGCTTTTGCACTTCTAGCACGGACGTATCACCGGATGGAGAAATATAATGAAGGTGCACAGTATGCAGATAGTGCGCTGGCGATTCAGAATACCTTACTGGATCTCCAACAATACCTGAATGCTACCTATCCAATGGCAACCAGCGATCCGGAGATTATTCTATCTAAAACAGCTTCAACCAATTTTAGATACAGTCCTACTGTTTTGCGGTTAAGCAATGAAATGCTGGATCTTTTGGGAACTCAAGACTTGAGATATGTGCTATTTACTGCTCCTACATCTTCACTGGCTTATGGATATAGCGGAAGGGCTTACTACAAAGACTACCTTACGTTCGAAAACCGGAATACAGGTCCTTCTGTAGGTGAAATGATGCTCATCAAAGCAGAGGCGCTGGCTCGTAATCAGGATGCTTCAGGTGCTATGAACCTGATTAATCAGTTACGATTAAAACGATTCAAATCAGAGGAGTATTCAGACCTGATAGCCACTGATGCAATGGATGCATTGGTGAAAGTACTGGAAGAACGTCGAAAAGAGCTATTCTGCCATGGTGGTTTCCGGTGGTTTGATCTGAAGCGGTTAAACAAGGATTCTCGCTTTGCTAAAACACTGAAACGAAATTTTCAGGGAACCGAATACACTCTTGAACCCAATGGCAACCGATATGTATTTCCAATAGGAGAGAAATATATACAGTATAATCCGGAAATAGAACAAAATCCAAGATAA
- a CDS encoding SusC/RagA family TonB-linked outer membrane protein has translation MMKKSTRLLLRVCFFLGIIQGGWYNTIYAQTNSDNSSKSAQIPLKSALNKVSAIYGTQFVYERSLLEGKTTGVDVEAMKKSGVEEVLKSVLYPNNLLFLYVDKNHYTIISRDNKDSSPVSPATGESTFLSSVSEMRTVNGRVEDDLKRPVVGATIYVANTKAVSGTNANGEFSIQVPLTGGTLLFSHVGFNTKEIPLSTATHYEVSLEMKIEELMEVEIVSTGYQNLPKERATGSFSTITAKELEKIPVPNIAQRLEGNVPGLLLTIGESDNSFLYTTTSNKLYTGVENANTSLSMALRGRNTINSNQAPLLVIDGFPSQLDIRNLNPNDIEQITVLKDAAAASIWGVRAANGVIVVTTKKGASLSAPRISFSVMSSISGKPRLSSLPIMNSAQMIDVEQELIQKKLLNDPYNVAYALPITSAAEWIFRARRGTITTDQRDSALNVLRNINGYDQIQQYLLQKAVSQQYNLSMSGGHDGYTFYIGGSFSNERSYAVGTSGDRYTLTVNQDFKLFKKVVLTTSLRATLFDQKNNGLGLTPLAGYSATTFMPYNLLKDANGQSINYARGYYSQVTDSFEKQGYLNWKYNYLDELRLSDNTIKDNNYSANIGLNIPVYKGITISGQYYLEKAYVKNRIFQSVETYYTRDLINTYTSISSTGALSYGIPKGGVLTYNNYGSDNYSLRGQINYTSTFNSQHLISALAGAEIRQTWITGDGNKLYGYNDDNLLSVPVPSQTATSFQGYSVSIPSAQSVLDRRNRFLSYFANASYTLKNKYILSGSVRYDDYNNFGLDRKYRAIPLWSTGMAWNLSEENFMHKFSSWLDNLKLRATYGFNGNISLSSSPFTRIALMGTDNMTQLPYASIITPANPALRWEKTRVLNFGLDYSLFQGRLGGSFEVFYKRSTDLLADFPVNPTYLGSNISSVTRNAGFMNGHGVEIALNGVIVRSNDFQWNASFIMSYNTHKVTDSRYAVATSRLQTAGNLGALINYPVDNLFVFRWAGLDDAGKSTIYNEKGEVIKSAVYSASAIQSLNDLKYAGRITPQYFGSFNHTIKYKRLTFFIQTVYKMGYVFMQPYSPMSTSRYGGVGYSLYNTIDKRWRQAGDEATTNVPGLVQGTYGNIYYQYSDINVEKGDHIRLREASLGYTIPERWFGRVPVKGVTITGVVRNLGILWRANKAGIDPDFIPNVGTSNLQLPPSTSYGLNLNANF, from the coding sequence ATGATGAAAAAATCTACCAGATTACTTTTACGAGTTTGTTTTTTTCTCGGGATCATCCAGGGAGGATGGTATAATACCATTTATGCGCAAACAAATTCAGACAATTCATCCAAATCTGCTCAGATTCCACTTAAATCTGCACTGAATAAGGTTAGTGCTATCTATGGAACTCAGTTTGTTTATGAAAGATCATTGCTGGAAGGAAAGACAACAGGTGTGGATGTGGAAGCAATGAAGAAAAGCGGAGTAGAAGAGGTATTAAAGAGCGTATTGTATCCCAATAACTTGTTGTTTCTCTATGTGGACAAAAATCATTACACCATTATCAGTAGAGATAACAAAGATTCGTCGCCTGTTTCTCCTGCTACAGGAGAGAGTACTTTTCTCAGTAGTGTGAGTGAAATGCGCACTGTAAATGGCCGGGTAGAAGATGATTTGAAGAGGCCTGTTGTTGGTGCCACTATCTATGTTGCAAATACCAAAGCTGTATCCGGAACTAATGCTAATGGTGAATTTTCTATTCAGGTTCCTTTGACTGGCGGTACATTGCTTTTTTCACATGTTGGTTTCAACACCAAAGAAATTCCTCTTTCGACAGCAACACATTATGAGGTTTCACTGGAAATGAAAATAGAAGAGCTGATGGAAGTAGAGATTGTCTCTACCGGATATCAGAATCTTCCAAAAGAAAGGGCAACTGGTTCTTTTAGTACTATTACCGCAAAAGAACTGGAGAAGATTCCGGTTCCTAATATTGCTCAGCGTCTGGAAGGAAATGTACCGGGACTGTTATTAACTATTGGTGAGTCTGATAACTCGTTTTTGTACACAACTACTTCTAACAAGTTGTATACAGGAGTGGAGAATGCCAATACTTCCTTGAGTATGGCTTTGCGAGGGCGTAACACCATCAACAGCAATCAGGCTCCTTTACTGGTTATCGACGGATTTCCAAGCCAACTGGATATCAGAAATCTGAACCCCAATGATATTGAACAGATTACAGTTCTAAAAGATGCGGCAGCAGCTTCAATATGGGGTGTGAGAGCAGCAAACGGGGTAATAGTAGTTACCACCAAGAAAGGGGCCTCTCTGTCTGCACCCAGAATCAGTTTTTCAGTTATGTCCAGTATCTCCGGAAAACCTCGTTTAAGTTCATTGCCTATCATGAATTCTGCCCAGATGATTGATGTGGAACAGGAACTTATTCAGAAAAAGCTATTGAATGATCCATACAATGTGGCTTACGCTTTGCCTATTACTTCTGCTGCTGAATGGATTTTCCGAGCACGGCGGGGTACTATCACAACAGATCAGAGAGATTCAGCTTTGAATGTATTGAGAAATATCAATGGATATGATCAGATTCAGCAATATTTGTTACAGAAAGCTGTGTCCCAACAATACAACTTGTCCATGAGTGGTGGGCATGACGGATATACATTCTACATAGGAGGTTCTTTTTCCAATGAGAGAAGTTATGCCGTAGGTACAAGTGGTGATCGGTATACGCTGACTGTAAATCAGGACTTTAAATTATTCAAAAAAGTTGTTCTGACAACATCTCTAAGAGCTACTTTGTTTGATCAGAAGAATAATGGTTTGGGACTGACTCCATTAGCGGGTTATAGTGCTACCACATTTATGCCATATAACCTGTTGAAGGATGCGAATGGACAAAGTATTAATTATGCCAGAGGATATTATTCACAAGTAACTGATTCCTTTGAAAAGCAAGGCTATTTGAATTGGAAATACAATTATCTGGATGAATTACGATTATCGGATAATACGATAAAAGACAATAACTATAGCGCCAATATTGGTTTGAATATACCAGTATATAAGGGTATTACTATATCAGGGCAGTATTATCTCGAAAAGGCGTATGTAAAAAACCGGATATTCCAGTCTGTAGAAACCTATTATACCCGTGACTTGATCAATACCTATACAAGTATTAGTTCTACAGGTGCTCTTAGTTACGGAATCCCCAAAGGAGGCGTTTTAACCTATAACAATTACGGTTCAGATAACTATAGTCTTCGTGGGCAGATCAATTATACTAGTACATTTAATTCACAACACCTGATAAGTGCACTTGCTGGTGCTGAAATCAGACAGACATGGATTACGGGTGATGGAAATAAATTATATGGTTACAATGATGATAATTTGTTGTCTGTTCCTGTGCCAAGTCAGACTGCCACTTCATTCCAGGGATATTCTGTTTCAATTCCATCCGCTCAGTCTGTATTGGATCGCCGTAATCGTTTCCTGTCTTACTTTGCCAATGCTTCCTACACGCTGAAAAACAAATATATCCTTTCGGGAAGTGTTCGATATGATGATTATAACAATTTTGGTCTGGATCGTAAATACCGTGCTATTCCATTGTGGTCTACAGGGATGGCCTGGAATCTGTCTGAGGAAAACTTTATGCATAAATTTTCTTCCTGGCTGGATAATCTGAAACTTAGAGCTACCTATGGTTTTAATGGAAATATCAGTTTAAGCAGTTCTCCATTCACTCGTATAGCCTTAATGGGTACAGACAATATGACTCAGTTACCCTATGCAAGTATTATTACCCCAGCTAATCCTGCTCTACGGTGGGAAAAGACAAGAGTATTGAATTTTGGCTTGGACTATAGCCTATTTCAGGGGCGTTTGGGTGGTAGTTTTGAAGTGTTTTATAAGCGCAGTACCGACTTGCTGGCCGATTTTCCTGTTAATCCAACCTATTTGGGCTCCAATATTTCGAGTGTGACCCGTAACGCAGGTTTCATGAATGGGCATGGTGTTGAAATAGCTTTGAATGGTGTCATTGTTCGAAGCAATGATTTTCAGTGGAATGCTTCTTTTATAATGAGTTACAATACACACAAAGTGACAGATTCCAGATATGCTGTTGCTACATCCCGTTTGCAAACGGCTGGTAACCTGGGCGCCTTGATAAATTATCCGGTTGACAATCTGTTTGTATTCAGATGGGCAGGATTGGACGATGCAGGTAAATCCACAATTTACAATGAAAAAGGGGAAGTAATCAAATCGGCTGTGTATAGTGCCAGTGCTATTCAGAGTTTAAACGATCTAAAATACGCAGGTCGCATTACTCCTCAATATTTTGGATCCTTTAACCATACGATCAAATACAAGCGCCTCACTTTCTTTATTCAGACAGTGTACAAGATGGGGTATGTTTTCATGCAACCCTACTCTCCAATGTCAACGAGCCGATATGGTGGTGTTGGATATAGCTTATACAATACCATTGACAAACGCTGGCGTCAGGCTGGAGATGAAGCTACTACCAATGTTCCTGGTCTGGTACAAGGAACCTATGGGAATATTTATTACCAATATTCTGATATCAATGTCGAGAAGGGAGATCATATTCGTTTGCGTGAAGCTTCACTGGGATATACTATTCCAGAAAGATGGTTTGGTAGAGTGCCTGTAAAAGGTGTTACCATAACAGGGGTTGTACGTAATCTGGGTATTTTGTGGAGAGCAAATAAAGCTGGGATAGATCCGGATTTTATTCCAAATGTTGGAACTTCCAATCTGCAGTTACCACCATCAACATCATATGGACTTAACCTGAATGCTAATTTCTAA